DNA from Candidatus Omnitrophota bacterium:
GTTTGGAGTGCACGGTCCCCGAGGATTATATGGGGTCCGTCATCGGAGATTTGAACACCCGCCGCGCCAAGATCGTTGAGCTCGGCACCAGAGGCAAACTGAAAACAGCCCGCTGCGAGGTTCCGTTGGCAGAGATGTTCAACTACGCAAACGCGCTGAGGTCGTTGACCCAGGGACGCGCGTCGTTCTCGATGGAGCCGGCTTTTTACGCAGAGGTTCCGCACCACTTGGGAGAGAAAATCAAGGGAGCCCGACAAGAGGCTGCCGGCAAGAAATAACTTTATACCCATTCAACCGAAATCGGATCTCACGAAATCCAGAAAACGGGAGGACAGTCATGGCTAAGGAAAAATTCATCCGTAACAAACCGCACCTCAACATCGGGACCATCGGTCACGTCGATCACGGGAAAACGACCCTGAGCGCCGCGATCACCACCGTGTTGAGCAGCAGGGGTTTGGCTCAGGCACGGTCCTATGACTCGATCGATAACGCTCCGGAAGAGAAAGAGCGCGGCGTTACGATCAATATCTCCCATCTTGAATACGAGACGGACAAGAGGCATTACGCCCACATCGACTGTCCCGGCCACGCGGACTACATCAAGAACATGATCACCGGCGCGGCCCAGATGGACGGCGCGATCCTGGTCGTGTCCGCCGCCGACGGTCCTATGCCCCAGACCCGCGAGCACATCCTCCTGGCCCGCCAGGTGAACGTGCCCCAGATCGTCGTTTTCATGAACAAAGTGGACCAGGTCCAGGACAAGGAACTGCTCGACCTCGTCGAGCTCGAAGTTCGCGACCTGCTGACCAAATACAAGTTTGACGGCGACAAGACCCCGATCATCAAAGGGAGCGCCCTTGATGCGTTGAGCAACCCGAAGGACGCGGCCCATATCCAGCCGATCCTCGATCTGATGAAGGCGGTTGACGATTATATCCCGGAACCCAAGCGCGACCTGGACAAGCCGTTCTCCATGGCCGTGGAAGACATCTTTTCCATCTCCGGCCGCGGAACCGTCGCCACGGGAAGGATCGAGCGCGGGAAGTGCCACGTTGGCGAAGAAGTTGAGGTCGTCGGGCTTCGTCCGGCGGTCCAGAAGACGGTTATCACCGGTGTGGAAATGTTCCGCAAGGAGCTCGATGAGGGCTTTGCCGGGGATAACGTCGGGCTTCTGCTGCGAGGGATGGACAAGAACACCATCGAGCGCGGGATGGTTTTGGCCGCCCCGGGTTCGATCACGCCTCATACCAAATTCAAGGCGCAGGTTTACATTTTGACCAAAGAGGAAGGCGGGCGCCATACCCCGTTCTTCAAGGGATATAAACCCCAGTTCTACTTCCGCACGACGGACGTGACCGGAACGGCAGAGTTGCCGGCCGGTGTTGAGATGTGCATGCCCGGCGACAACGTGGAGCTGGTCATCGAGTTGATCACCCCGGTCGCTATGGACAAAGAGCTGCGTTTCGCGATCCGCGAAGGCGGCCGTACCGTCGGGGCAGGCGTCATCCACGAAATCATCAAATAAGGCAACCGGATCGGAATTGCCCGGTATGCGGTGAGCCTACCGGCTCATCAGAAGAGAGTTTTTTGTATGCAAAAAATCAGAATCAAGTTAAAGGCTTATGATCACCGGCTGATTGACCAGTCGGCGCAGGAAATTGTGGACACGGCGATCCGGACCGGCGCTAAAGTGGCCGGCCCTGTCCCGCTTCCGACCAAGAAGGAATTGTACACGGTGCTTCGCTCTCCGAACGTGGACAAGAAGTCGCGGGAGCAGTTCCACTTGGCGATCCACAAGCGCCTCATCGATCTCATTGAGCCGTCCGCCAAGACGGTGGAGGCCTTGCGCAAACTGAACCTGCCCGCCGGTGTTGACGTCGAAATCAAGCAGTAAGGATATCCCATGATACGCGGTTTGATCGGACGAAAAATTGGAATGACGCAGGTCTTCGACAAGGACGGGAACATCATCCCCGTCACGGTCGTCGAGGCCGGCCCTTGCTGCATCCTGCAGCTCAAAGAGGCTCCGGTCAAGGTGCGGCTAGGTTTTGACGCGAAGCGCGAGTCGCTGGTGCGCAAGCCTGAGCAGGGTTTGTTTAAAAAGGCCGGCGTTTCGGCTGTGCGCGTCATCAAAGAAGTGGATTCGAGCGA
Protein-coding regions in this window:
- the rpsJ gene encoding 30S ribosomal protein S10, translating into MQKIRIKLKAYDHRLIDQSAQEIVDTAIRTGAKVAGPVPLPTKKELYTVLRSPNVDKKSREQFHLAIHKRLIDLIEPSAKTVEALRKLNLPAGVDVEIKQ
- the tuf gene encoding elongation factor Tu — encoded protein: MAKEKFIRNKPHLNIGTIGHVDHGKTTLSAAITTVLSSRGLAQARSYDSIDNAPEEKERGVTINISHLEYETDKRHYAHIDCPGHADYIKNMITGAAQMDGAILVVSAADGPMPQTREHILLARQVNVPQIVVFMNKVDQVQDKELLDLVELEVRDLLTKYKFDGDKTPIIKGSALDALSNPKDAAHIQPILDLMKAVDDYIPEPKRDLDKPFSMAVEDIFSISGRGTVATGRIERGKCHVGEEVEVVGLRPAVQKTVITGVEMFRKELDEGFAGDNVGLLLRGMDKNTIERGMVLAAPGSITPHTKFKAQVYILTKEEGGRHTPFFKGYKPQFYFRTTDVTGTAELPAGVEMCMPGDNVELVIELITPVAMDKELRFAIREGGRTVGAGVIHEIIK